Proteins encoded in a region of the Stieleria neptunia genome:
- a CDS encoding YwiC-like family protein: MSTATLSNAKPDTVASAAKLKPKEHGAYAILGIPIATSLLIAGISLPGVCVAIASVTGFLAHEPLLVAWGHRGSRAQRSTPTATRRLVILTGFTILCGCVALLTGSNPVRISLLGCLGLATTSFALAVAGNHRSLLGQLWGIVGLSVPCVPILLAGAIPSDLAIEIWTTWLIGFAATTMAVRGVIAAQKRHPRTIHWLAICALSVLVIGRYTSSSSLAIVTLPMLAMSGWLIIWPPPAKHLKRVGWTLVVGTVVTAVWMIVVV; encoded by the coding sequence ATGAGTACTGCAACGTTGTCGAACGCAAAACCAGACACCGTCGCTTCTGCTGCAAAGCTGAAACCGAAAGAGCACGGCGCGTACGCGATCCTTGGAATTCCGATCGCGACTTCGCTGTTGATCGCGGGCATCTCCCTACCGGGCGTTTGCGTGGCGATCGCCAGCGTGACCGGTTTCTTGGCCCACGAACCGCTGCTGGTTGCCTGGGGGCATCGGGGTTCGCGTGCGCAGCGTTCGACGCCGACGGCAACACGACGCTTGGTGATTCTCACCGGGTTCACGATCCTTTGCGGATGTGTCGCATTGCTGACGGGATCCAACCCGGTACGAATCTCGCTCCTGGGATGCCTTGGGCTCGCGACGACCAGCTTTGCACTGGCCGTCGCGGGGAACCACCGCTCGCTGCTCGGCCAATTATGGGGAATCGTCGGCTTGTCCGTTCCCTGCGTACCAATTCTGTTGGCCGGAGCGATCCCCAGCGACCTCGCGATCGAAATCTGGACGACGTGGCTGATCGGATTTGCCGCCACCACGATGGCCGTTCGCGGCGTGATCGCGGCCCAGAAACGGCACCCGCGGACCATTCACTGGTTGGCCATCTGTGCGCTTAGTGTGCTCGTGATTGGACGTTATACTTCATCCAGTTCACTCGCGATCGTCACTCTACCGATGTTGGCGATGAGTGGATGGTTGATAATCTGGCCGCCGCCAGCCAAACACCTCAAGCGGGTCGGATGGACGCTGGTTGTCGGCACCGTGGTCACTGCCGTCTGGATGATCGTTGTTGTTTGA
- a CDS encoding DUF2024 family protein, which produces MKYDCFDTYATDPDGTVLHFDAIVPAGTSQRVVRRLIHDYVGGDDPEIEIQRNRWKSSGHGRIGVAALAELQQHGFAVVPLVNRLCDAG; this is translated from the coding sequence ATGAAGTACGATTGCTTCGATACCTACGCGACCGATCCAGACGGAACGGTGTTGCATTTTGATGCCATCGTTCCCGCAGGGACCAGCCAACGTGTTGTGCGGCGTCTGATTCACGATTACGTCGGTGGCGACGACCCCGAAATTGAAATCCAACGGAATCGCTGGAAGTCGTCGGGTCATGGGCGGATCGGCGTGGCCGCCCTCGCCGAGTTGCAGCAACATGGCTTCGCCGTCGTGCCACTGGTGAATCGTCTTTGCGACGCCGGTTGA
- a CDS encoding nitric-oxide reductase large subunit, with protein MKKLWLAFAAVMIVSFLILGWIGTRIFQEMPPIPDRFVTTDGVTLVDSGEIGEGQNVWQSMGGMQVGSVWGHGSYVAPDWTADWLHREAVFILDKWGTEEFGNPFAELNAEQQGQLTGRLAEQLHENNYDASTGIATVSPIRAEAFASNVEHYKTVFIDGNADYAIPAGAISSEERLRKLSAFYFWTSWAAVTTRPGDIASYTNNWPHEPLVGNRPTGDNIVWTGVSVIVLLAGISAMAWWYASRREEEEEGHAHTSDPLSLWEATPSQKATIKYFWVVAALILVQMTLGIVAAHYGVEGDGFYGFPLAEYLPYTVARTWHVQIGLFWIATAWLAAGLFIGPLVSHHEPKFQRLGVNVLFAALLLVVVGSLAGEWLSVMNRMTDGQSFYFGHQGYEYVELGRFWQILLMVGLLLWLALMICVLLPALRKNGVGNLPVANPDVATAGSEFSTSHSLAAFNADGGDRHALEANNQRHLVILLAVATAAIALFYGAGLTWGQHSHLTMVEYWRWWVVHLWVEGFFEVFATTVIAFVFMRLNLVKPGIAAAAALLAATIFLSGGIIGTLHHLYFSGTPTVALAWGSVFSALEVVPLTLIGFDAMEDLRRSKATPWVQRYKWPIYFFVAVAFWNMVGAGLFGFMINPPIALYYMQGLNTTPLHGHAALFGVYGMLGMGLMLMCLRVLIPARQWKDGLLRIGFWGMNIGLFAMCVLSLLPVGLLQTKASVETGYWYARSSEFMQTDLMQTLRWMRVPGDTIFFFGALALVLFVAGLKTGHSFKKTDEAI; from the coding sequence ATGAAAAAACTTTGGCTCGCGTTTGCGGCAGTGATGATCGTTTCCTTCCTGATCCTGGGTTGGATTGGGACGCGTATCTTCCAGGAGATGCCACCGATTCCCGACCGGTTCGTCACGACCGACGGCGTGACGCTGGTCGACAGCGGGGAGATCGGCGAAGGCCAAAATGTCTGGCAGTCGATGGGCGGCATGCAGGTCGGCAGCGTCTGGGGACACGGCAGCTATGTCGCGCCCGATTGGACGGCGGATTGGCTGCACCGCGAAGCCGTCTTCATTCTCGACAAATGGGGGACGGAGGAGTTTGGCAATCCCTTCGCGGAACTGAACGCCGAACAACAAGGGCAACTCACCGGTCGACTGGCCGAACAATTGCATGAGAACAATTACGACGCGTCCACGGGGATCGCGACCGTCTCCCCGATCCGCGCCGAGGCGTTCGCCAGCAACGTCGAACACTACAAAACGGTTTTTATCGACGGCAACGCGGACTACGCGATTCCCGCCGGTGCGATCTCCAGCGAAGAGCGATTGCGCAAGCTCTCGGCCTTTTATTTCTGGACGTCTTGGGCGGCGGTGACGACTCGGCCCGGTGACATCGCGAGCTACACAAACAATTGGCCGCACGAACCACTGGTCGGCAATCGACCCACGGGCGACAACATCGTTTGGACGGGTGTCAGCGTGATTGTGTTGTTGGCCGGAATTTCCGCGATGGCTTGGTGGTACGCTTCACGAAGAGAAGAAGAGGAAGAAGGTCACGCGCACACCTCCGATCCGCTCTCGCTATGGGAAGCGACTCCATCGCAGAAGGCAACGATCAAGTATTTCTGGGTCGTCGCTGCGTTGATCTTGGTGCAAATGACACTCGGCATTGTCGCGGCACACTACGGTGTGGAAGGGGACGGGTTCTATGGGTTCCCGCTCGCGGAGTACCTGCCGTACACGGTGGCGCGTACCTGGCACGTGCAGATCGGCTTGTTCTGGATCGCCACCGCTTGGCTGGCCGCCGGGTTGTTTATCGGGCCGCTGGTCAGTCATCACGAGCCCAAGTTTCAACGACTGGGCGTCAACGTGTTGTTCGCGGCGTTGTTGTTGGTCGTGGTCGGATCGCTGGCCGGGGAATGGTTGAGCGTGATGAACCGGATGACGGACGGACAATCGTTTTACTTTGGACATCAAGGCTACGAATACGTTGAACTGGGACGCTTTTGGCAGATCCTGCTGATGGTCGGATTGTTGCTTTGGTTGGCACTGATGATTTGCGTGCTGCTTCCGGCGCTGCGGAAGAACGGGGTTGGGAATTTGCCCGTCGCGAATCCGGATGTCGCCACGGCGGGGTCTGAATTCAGCACCAGCCATTCCCTGGCCGCTTTCAATGCCGACGGGGGCGACCGTCACGCGTTGGAAGCGAACAACCAGCGGCATCTGGTCATCCTCTTGGCGGTCGCCACCGCCGCGATCGCCCTGTTTTATGGAGCCGGTTTGACGTGGGGTCAGCATTCGCACCTGACGATGGTCGAGTACTGGCGTTGGTGGGTGGTCCATTTGTGGGTCGAAGGTTTCTTTGAAGTCTTCGCGACCACGGTGATCGCGTTTGTGTTCATGCGATTGAATCTGGTCAAACCCGGAATCGCCGCGGCGGCGGCACTGTTGGCCGCCACGATCTTCCTGTCCGGTGGCATCATCGGCACGTTGCACCACCTGTACTTCTCCGGCACGCCCACGGTCGCGCTGGCTTGGGGGTCGGTGTTCAGCGCCCTCGAGGTCGTCCCGCTGACCCTGATCGGATTTGACGCGATGGAAGATTTGCGACGCAGCAAGGCGACGCCGTGGGTGCAGCGATACAAGTGGCCGATCTATTTCTTTGTCGCCGTCGCGTTCTGGAACATGGTCGGCGCGGGATTGTTCGGGTTCATGATCAATCCGCCGATCGCGCTGTACTACATGCAGGGGCTGAACACGACGCCGCTGCACGGGCATGCGGCATTGTTCGGCGTCTACGGGATGCTGGGCATGGGATTGATGCTGATGTGCCTGCGGGTGCTGATCCCGGCGCGGCAGTGGAAGGACGGTTTGTTGCGGATCGGTTTTTGGGGCATGAACATCGGCTTGTTCGCGATGTGCGTGTTGAGCTTGCTGCCGGTCGGGTTGTTGCAAACCAAAGCGTCGGTGGAGACCGGTTACTGGTACGCCCGCAGCAGCGAGTTCATGCAGACCGATCTGATGCAAACGCTGCGTTGGATGCGAGTCCCCGGCGACACCATTTTCTTCTTCGGGGCATTGGCACTGGTCCTGTTTGTCGCAGGACTGAAAACCGGCCATTCGTTCAAGAAGACTGACGAAGCGATTTAG
- a CDS encoding BNR-4 repeat-containing protein, producing the protein MHTKQTSSLKTSGFYSVLFTLLSVGCLHAAEPIVVKENGGWCWFQGKRAVGSDGKVFFTSISGDDHGDWNAGDLVVTELNLSSGETSHFCLHATLQRDDHAVAGLCLLADGRLLAVYGKHGNDHFQRSRITLRPGDISEWTQEQRFDAGAGYTYSNVYRLPGEDDRIYNFHRGRGFNPNCNFSDDGGSTWKYGWRLMQRTSADLSDDPRYTGMDGRRPYVCYASNGRDEIHFIATDDHPRAYDNSLYHGYYKAGNLLASDGTILAPPTAAGQPLKPRDFTEVFTGTAARVAWASDIEIDALGNPFIAFSVQVDGAAMRNRRGAGGMDHRDFYGRWDGSRWHVHEMAHAGTKLYSGEDDYTGLVALDPQDPNYVVISTNADPVSGMPLVSRTDGQRHWELFAGTTSDGGETWTWTALTKDSTQDQLRPVIPKTESDTRVILWTRGTLNSYTDYHLDIAALPVPR; encoded by the coding sequence ATGCACACTAAACAGACCTCTAGTCTGAAAACGTCCGGTTTCTATTCCGTCCTCTTCACGTTGCTTTCGGTCGGCTGCCTGCACGCAGCAGAGCCGATCGTGGTGAAAGAGAACGGCGGATGGTGCTGGTTCCAGGGGAAACGTGCGGTCGGATCGGATGGCAAGGTCTTTTTCACGTCCATTTCCGGCGACGACCATGGAGACTGGAATGCCGGCGACCTGGTGGTGACCGAGCTGAATCTGTCGAGCGGTGAAACCTCGCATTTCTGTCTGCATGCGACGCTTCAACGGGACGACCATGCCGTCGCGGGACTCTGCCTGCTCGCTGATGGGCGATTGCTTGCCGTTTATGGAAAACATGGCAACGATCATTTCCAACGGTCACGGATCACGCTTCGTCCGGGTGATATCAGCGAGTGGACCCAAGAACAACGGTTTGATGCCGGGGCGGGCTACACGTACTCCAATGTTTACCGATTGCCCGGCGAAGACGATCGCATTTATAATTTCCATCGCGGACGTGGTTTTAATCCCAACTGCAACTTTTCCGATGACGGCGGATCCACCTGGAAGTACGGCTGGCGATTGATGCAGCGGACGTCTGCTGACCTGAGCGATGACCCCAGATACACGGGCATGGACGGCCGGCGACCCTATGTTTGTTATGCCAGTAATGGTCGCGACGAAATCCACTTCATCGCGACCGACGATCATCCCAGAGCGTATGACAACAGCCTGTATCATGGATACTACAAGGCCGGAAACCTGCTGGCGTCCGACGGCACGATCTTGGCACCCCCCACCGCAGCCGGCCAACCGCTGAAACCGCGTGACTTCACCGAAGTGTTTACCGGGACGGCGGCTCGAGTCGCCTGGGCCAGTGACATCGAAATCGACGCGCTCGGCAACCCATTCATCGCGTTCTCCGTCCAGGTCGATGGCGCCGCGATGCGCAACCGCCGCGGTGCAGGTGGGATGGATCACCGCGATTTTTATGGCCGTTGGGATGGATCGCGGTGGCACGTGCACGAAATGGCTCATGCGGGAACCAAATTGTATTCCGGCGAAGACGACTACACCGGGTTGGTCGCGCTGGATCCGCAAGACCCCAACTACGTCGTCATCTCCACCAACGCAGATCCGGTCTCCGGAATGCCGCTGGTTAGTCGCACCGACGGGCAACGGCATTGGGAGCTGTTCGCAGGAACAACCAGCGACGGGGGCGAGACCTGGACGTGGACCGCCCTGACGAAGGATTCGACGCAGGATCAATTGCGTCCGGTCATTCCGAAGACTGAATCAGACACGCGAGTGATCTTGTGGACACGTGGAACCCTGAATTCCTACACCGATTATCACCTCGACATCGCCGCACTCCCGGTGCCGCGCTAA
- a CDS encoding IS110 family RNA-guided transposase — MDNAPVPQSLDTINLNAAGIDIGSTQHYVAVPSDRDSSHVRCFGTFTSDLASLADWLEECGIKTIAMESTGVYWIPVFELLEARGFEVKLVEPGKLKSVPGRKTDVLDCQWIQQLHTYGLLAGSFRPDSAICVLRSYMRQRAMLVANASEHIQRMQKAMMEMNVQLHHVISDITGTTGLAILDAIVAGSRDPHLLAKLRDPRCKNDESTIAKALEGNWREEHVFALKQALELYRFYGSKLSEVDSKLEEHLGTFSDRSDGEILPKLKAPKAGSNSPRFDMRNQLYRVLGVDMTTIDGISGQSAITLISEIGTDMSRWATEKHFTSWLCLCPGSKKTGGKLLSGKTRTSANRAAAALRTAAASLARSNCALGAFFRRIRSRLGSPKAITATAHKLAKIVYGMLKYGREYVDVGNDYYEQQYKKRAMENLAKRAAALNLRVVPNELAG, encoded by the coding sequence ATTGACAACGCACCCGTTCCACAATCACTTGACACAATCAACTTGAACGCTGCCGGCATCGATATTGGTTCGACCCAGCACTATGTTGCCGTGCCCTCCGATCGCGACTCATCACACGTTCGCTGCTTCGGCACCTTTACATCCGATCTGGCGTCGCTCGCAGATTGGTTGGAAGAGTGCGGAATCAAAACGATTGCAATGGAGTCAACAGGGGTCTATTGGATTCCAGTTTTCGAGCTTCTCGAAGCCAGGGGGTTTGAAGTGAAGCTTGTTGAGCCTGGCAAGCTGAAGAGCGTTCCTGGCCGAAAAACGGATGTCTTGGATTGCCAGTGGATCCAGCAGCTTCACACATACGGTTTGCTGGCCGGATCGTTTCGACCGGATTCGGCAATTTGTGTTCTGCGTTCTTACATGCGGCAACGAGCCATGCTCGTCGCCAACGCGAGCGAGCATATCCAACGGATGCAGAAGGCGATGATGGAAATGAATGTCCAGCTCCATCACGTCATTTCGGACATCACCGGCACCACTGGCCTTGCCATTTTGGATGCCATTGTTGCGGGCAGTCGAGACCCTCACCTACTCGCAAAACTTCGCGATCCAAGGTGCAAAAATGACGAGTCGACGATCGCGAAAGCTCTGGAAGGCAATTGGCGTGAAGAACATGTATTTGCGTTAAAACAGGCTCTGGAACTGTACCGTTTTTACGGTTCCAAACTGTCGGAAGTCGATTCCAAGCTTGAAGAACATTTGGGTACATTTTCCGACCGAAGTGACGGTGAGATTCTGCCGAAGCTGAAGGCTCCTAAAGCTGGAAGCAATAGCCCCCGGTTCGATATGCGCAATCAGCTCTACCGGGTGCTGGGCGTCGACATGACGACCATTGATGGGATTAGCGGTCAATCCGCAATCACACTGATTTCTGAAATCGGTACCGACATGAGTAGGTGGGCAACAGAGAAGCATTTCACTTCTTGGCTTTGCCTATGTCCGGGCAGTAAGAAGACAGGTGGGAAATTGCTCAGTGGTAAAACACGTACAAGTGCGAACCGAGCCGCCGCCGCACTTCGAACAGCCGCCGCGTCCCTGGCACGATCAAACTGCGCCTTAGGAGCGTTCTTTCGCAGGATCCGTTCCCGTCTTGGTTCACCCAAAGCGATCACGGCGACGGCCCACAAGCTCGCGAAAATAGTTTATGGGATGCTGAAGTACGGGAGGGAATATGTCGATGTCGGCAACGACTATTACGAACAGCAATACAAGAAGCGAGCAATGGAAAACCTGGCGAAACGGGCAGCTGCACTCAACCTGCGAGTGGTCCCCAATGAACTAGCTGGGTAG
- a CDS encoding globin, protein MISEDSSAIVATYRRCMSGEGFIDTFYQLFLASSDEVRIKFQFTDMVHQKLVLRESLLVLILFSENQDRNHAELLQLAERHDRNHAEIAPHLYELWLDTLCSAVAQHDPEFTPHVEQLWRRAMQPGIDLMISKY, encoded by the coding sequence ATGATTTCAGAAGACTCAAGTGCGATTGTCGCCACCTATCGGCGCTGCATGAGCGGTGAAGGGTTCATTGACACGTTCTACCAACTGTTTCTGGCCAGTTCGGACGAAGTGAGAATCAAATTCCAGTTCACCGACATGGTGCATCAAAAACTGGTGCTTCGGGAATCGCTACTGGTGTTGATCCTGTTCAGTGAGAATCAGGATCGCAATCACGCCGAATTGCTGCAGCTTGCCGAGCGTCACGATCGCAATCATGCGGAGATCGCTCCGCATCTGTACGAACTTTGGCTCGACACACTCTGTAGCGCCGTCGCGCAACACGATCCAGAATTTACGCCCCACGTCGAACAATTATGGAGACGTGCGATGCAACCGGGGATCGACCTGATGATTTCAAAGTATTGA
- a CDS encoding N,N-dimethylformamidase beta subunit family domain-containing protein, translating into MTKPNRSRISRRELLKSVSMTPAIGALTSTAMADDRDDVIARAGSSLIREENAKPGSRDWQLTRVRLDSRDGVRASKIEGYCSRQSVAAGESIDIMVSTDPAQAYVIEIFRTGYYGGRGARLMTKLGPFDGSVQPVPEAGDKRIRECQWTPSVTLTIPDDWPSGVYLGRLSTLTDSTGFGYWQNYVVFIVRDDRPADILLQCSDNTWQAYNQWPDRDSVYTHPKGNQGPWADVSFDRPYGMYPQIFENPQTIGSGEWLCFEYPLAYWLEKHGYDVTYCSNSDMLTPDRGLTCKTFISNGHDEYWDIRQYNSVVKLRDEGVSLLFLSGNSVCWVSPFRGSMDGRANRILFRGGPYGGEYKWAELREQQHGPFPHRGPDEGYLMGSRNVDPVNGGGDWVCALPDHWIFEGTGMKQGEAIPGLIGWEYHGDPPRDIPGLQVVGKGTALQGGVNPQAWTSTVYPGPKGNFVFNASTIWWCQDLASPPGHWIPWSHWSRPHGPDDRVQQITHNLLRRAINPVA; encoded by the coding sequence ATGACCAAGCCTAATCGATCGAGAATCAGTCGGCGCGAGTTGCTCAAGAGCGTGTCAATGACACCCGCGATCGGTGCGTTGACATCCACCGCGATGGCAGACGACAGGGATGACGTCATTGCGCGAGCGGGTTCGTCACTGATTCGCGAGGAGAACGCCAAACCGGGCTCGCGCGACTGGCAACTCACGCGGGTGCGTCTGGATTCACGCGACGGGGTTCGGGCGTCGAAGATCGAGGGGTATTGTTCGCGGCAGAGTGTGGCGGCGGGCGAATCGATCGACATCATGGTCTCGACCGACCCGGCGCAAGCGTATGTGATCGAGATCTTTCGCACCGGGTATTACGGCGGTCGCGGGGCGCGGCTGATGACCAAACTCGGGCCCTTTGACGGTTCGGTGCAACCGGTGCCGGAGGCCGGCGACAAGCGGATTCGGGAATGTCAATGGACGCCATCGGTAACGCTGACGATTCCCGATGACTGGCCCAGCGGCGTGTACTTGGGTCGGCTTTCCACGCTGACCGATTCGACCGGGTTTGGTTACTGGCAAAACTACGTCGTCTTCATCGTCCGGGACGACCGCCCCGCCGACATCCTGCTGCAGTGCAGCGACAACACTTGGCAAGCGTACAACCAATGGCCCGATCGCGACTCCGTCTACACGCACCCCAAAGGCAACCAGGGTCCCTGGGCCGACGTCAGCTTTGACCGCCCCTACGGCATGTATCCGCAGATCTTTGAGAATCCACAAACGATCGGATCGGGCGAGTGGTTGTGCTTTGAGTATCCGTTGGCCTATTGGTTGGAAAAGCATGGCTACGATGTGACCTATTGCTCCAACAGCGACATGCTGACGCCCGATCGAGGCTTAACGTGCAAGACATTCATCAGTAATGGACACGATGAATACTGGGACATCCGGCAATACAACAGCGTCGTCAAACTGCGTGACGAAGGTGTCAGCTTGTTGTTCCTATCGGGCAACTCGGTGTGCTGGGTCAGCCCCTTTCGCGGCAGCATGGATGGCCGTGCGAACCGGATTCTGTTTCGCGGGGGGCCGTACGGCGGTGAGTACAAATGGGCGGAACTTCGCGAGCAACAGCACGGGCCGTTTCCGCATCGCGGCCCCGACGAAGGTTACTTGATGGGCTCGCGAAACGTTGATCCCGTCAACGGTGGCGGCGATTGGGTTTGTGCGCTGCCGGACCATTGGATCTTCGAAGGCACGGGCATGAAGCAAGGCGAAGCGATTCCCGGCTTGATCGGCTGGGAGTATCACGGCGACCCGCCGAGGGACATTCCCGGTCTGCAGGTCGTCGGCAAAGGAACGGCGCTGCAAGGCGGCGTGAATCCTCAGGCGTGGACGTCGACGGTCTATCCCGGCCCCAAAGGCAACTTTGTCTTCAACGCCTCGACGATCTGGTGGTGCCAAGACCTGGCCAGTCCGCCGGGGCACTGGATCCCCTGGTCGCACTGGAGTCGCCCCCACGGGCCGGACGATCGTGTCCAACAAATCACCCACAATCTGCTGCGGCGGGCGATCAACCCGGTGGCGTAA
- a CDS encoding arylsulfatase, with product MIQLLASTRPDCQRTRSRRSWRNIATLAVAAVATLLGQTVATPSLRAEPTTRPNIVFILVDDLGYGDLGCYGQKLIQTPRLDQMAAEGMRFTDFYAGNTVCAPSRSVLMTGQHMGHTHVRGNAGGPDMSKQSLRSEDVTVAEVLKDAGYQTALCGKWGLGDDALGGREGLPRRQGFDFFYGYLNQVHAHNYYPEFLWRNETKSPLRNVVQRNNRSYGGFTGGWATKKVDYSHDLIAEEALGFIKRSAENKDKPFFLYLSLTIPHANNEGTGGTGNGQEVPDDGPYADKDWSDNDKGQAAMITRMDGDVGRLLDLLDELQISKDTVVMFSSDNGPHDEGGHDTERFDPAGPLRGMKRDLYEGGIRVPFIVRWPGTTPAGTTSDHIGYFGDLMASAAELAGVPCPENTDSVSFVPTITGNATEQAKHDYLYWEFYERGGKQAVRAGNWKAIRIPMRTGKTQLFDLSQDIGETENLADKHPDMVERMEAMMADAHTPHPNWQPR from the coding sequence ATGATTCAACTACTTGCTTCGACGCGGCCTGATTGTCAACGGACGCGATCACGACGTTCATGGCGCAACATCGCAACACTCGCCGTTGCCGCGGTTGCGACGCTACTCGGGCAAACCGTCGCGACTCCGAGCTTGAGGGCCGAGCCGACCACTCGCCCCAACATCGTCTTCATCCTGGTCGACGACTTGGGCTATGGCGACCTGGGGTGTTATGGCCAGAAACTGATCCAGACGCCGCGTTTGGATCAGATGGCTGCTGAAGGGATGCGGTTCACAGATTTCTACGCCGGCAACACGGTCTGCGCCCCCTCGCGCAGCGTCTTGATGACCGGGCAACACATGGGGCACACCCACGTCCGCGGCAACGCCGGCGGCCCCGACATGTCGAAACAGTCGCTGCGCAGCGAGGACGTGACGGTGGCGGAGGTCTTGAAAGACGCGGGCTATCAGACGGCACTGTGCGGCAAGTGGGGACTCGGCGATGACGCCCTCGGTGGACGCGAGGGATTGCCGCGACGGCAGGGTTTCGATTTCTTTTACGGTTATCTGAATCAGGTTCACGCCCACAACTACTACCCCGAATTCCTGTGGCGCAACGAGACCAAGTCGCCGCTCCGCAACGTCGTGCAGCGAAACAATCGCAGCTACGGCGGGTTCACCGGCGGCTGGGCGACGAAGAAAGTCGACTACAGCCACGACTTGATCGCCGAAGAGGCGTTGGGATTCATCAAGCGGAGTGCGGAAAACAAAGACAAACCCTTTTTCCTGTACCTGTCGCTGACGATCCCCCACGCCAACAATGAAGGCACCGGGGGCACCGGAAACGGTCAAGAGGTTCCGGACGACGGGCCCTACGCGGACAAGGACTGGAGCGACAACGACAAGGGCCAAGCGGCGATGATCACACGGATGGACGGTGACGTCGGCCGGCTGTTGGACCTGCTGGATGAACTGCAGATTTCCAAAGACACCGTGGTGATGTTCTCCAGCGACAACGGCCCGCACGACGAGGGCGGCCATGACACCGAACGCTTTGACCCCGCCGGACCGCTGCGGGGCATGAAACGCGATTTGTATGAAGGCGGCATCCGCGTGCCGTTTATCGTGCGTTGGCCCGGAACGACGCCGGCCGGAACCACGTCCGACCACATCGGCTACTTCGGCGACCTGATGGCCAGCGCCGCCGAACTCGCCGGCGTCCCCTGCCCCGAGAATACCGATTCGGTCAGCTTCGTCCCCACGATCACCGGCAACGCCACCGAGCAGGCCAAGCATGATTACCTGTACTGGGAATTCTACGAACGCGGCGGCAAACAAGCCGTGCGGGCCGGCAACTGGAAAGCGATCCGAATCCCGATGCGAACCGGAAAGACACAGCTTTTCGATCTCAGCCAAGACATCGGCGAAACCGAGAATCTGGCCGACAAGCATCCCGACATGGTCGAACGCATGGAAGCGATGATGGCCGACGCCCACACGCCGCATCCGAACTGGCAACCGCGTTAA
- the ric gene encoding iron-sulfur cluster repair di-iron protein gives MQTVDIQTTVGELVRELPDRARVFESLKIDYCCGGKISLATACAKRKVDPEDVVARLGQCDSQRDSVPTVDADAMTLTELADHIESTHHAYLREELPRLDFMTEKVSRVHGDKEPRLATVRKAFVALKNELEPHMMKEEKILFPIIRQLEASTDRPEFHCGSVANPIRQMEHEHDQAGDALAILREATDDFVPPQWACNTYRAMLDSLEKLEADMHQHIHKENNVLFVKALEIE, from the coding sequence ATGCAAACCGTTGATATACAAACCACCGTCGGTGAACTCGTCCGCGAACTTCCTGATCGCGCCCGCGTGTTCGAATCGCTCAAGATCGACTATTGCTGCGGCGGCAAGATTTCGCTGGCAACCGCCTGTGCCAAGCGAAAGGTCGACCCCGAGGACGTCGTTGCGCGACTGGGGCAATGCGACTCGCAGCGAGATTCAGTGCCCACCGTTGACGCCGACGCGATGACCTTGACCGAGTTGGCCGATCACATCGAATCGACCCATCACGCCTATCTGCGCGAGGAATTGCCGCGACTGGACTTCATGACCGAAAAGGTGTCGCGAGTCCACGGTGACAAGGAGCCTCGACTGGCGACGGTTCGCAAGGCGTTCGTGGCTCTCAAGAACGAACTCGAACCGCACATGATGAAGGAAGAGAAAATCCTGTTTCCCATCATTCGGCAATTGGAAGCGTCCACCGACCGACCCGAGTTCCATTGCGGCAGTGTCGCCAATCCGATCCGGCAAATGGAACACGAACACGACCAAGCCGGCGATGCATTGGCCATTTTGCGCGAGGCGACCGACGATTTTGTTCCGCCCCAGTGGGCCTGCAACACCTACCGCGCAATGCTCGACTCGCTGGAGAAGTTGGAAGCCGACATGCACCAGCACATCCACAAAGAAAATAACGTGCTTTTTGTCAAGGCGCTGGAAATCGAGTAA